aaatattcaattgaaaatataaaaactgtGAATTCTTAATAtatcaaaaagaaattagaaaagACTCGattgataattattaaattattaaatttaaaagcgACGTGAAGCTTAATTAAAcgttaagtatattttaaattatttaacatttaaaatgttaatacttttataattctttaaaatttaaatatattttaaaaaataggtaatataaatgaatttatattatatttttttattatttaaaaaaaataatagttaatgcAAGCCAAAGACTGATACGAATAAGAAAGTGTgtagactttttttttctaaaaaaggaAAGTAACTACTTCTGAATTATAAAACGATAGTaagataaactttttaaaagatAGCAATTGATAATTCAAATGCTATATAACTCAATAaaattctaatataattaaaaaaagaacaatattaaGCATTCACACCAAAAATAATATCcttaaatttgatgaaaatattaattaattaatagtctTATGAAACACACCAAAAGTAGTACCCACGTGTAGAGTAGGGAGAATGCTTGGTTCACACGCTAAGCCGGTTACCAGTCAAATATCCGCGTCAAGCAGTAGTGGGGCCCTATGGCGGTCCTCTTTTGTGGTAAATGCCATCAACATCTTCCTGCCATTCTTCGTACGCTTCGTTACTGACAGGTGCCAGTCCACCCAAGCTGCAAATTCCAAACCCTCTCACTCTCTTCATACATACTTCTCCAAATTCCCCAACCCTATCAAACTTTCTTTTCACACAACAACGACCCTAATTATATTctactcatttttattttttttaattttctaaccCTTCAAATAAAACCAACAATGTAACCTTTTTACAGAATATCCCATGTATTAAAAAATCGGTACTATTAACACTGTATAGAACTTTTAACCTTATTTAAATATGTgtgctatttattttttaatattttatgtaaaatttaaaaatttatgtaaaaaatgattttttaataaaattaactaagCCTGATATTTTCCACCGGTTTTTCTCATAGATTTTGACCAGTTTTAGATATTGTCATCGACTATGAAATGTTTTGATTTGTGATAGTTACTTGTAGATGAATCAAATAATAAGTTAGTCCAGTTCGATTTATGAATTATGCTGGAAACattgaagaataaaattatttaacgaTTTTTGAAATAGTACTTCTATTTAAAGAAACACTGAATGCCTCTAATTAgtattattgattatttaagaaagagtaaataaaaattgaacagTAGTTATGATGACACTGGTTAAGAAATCTCAAATTTGAATCTATGGAGAGAGTACTCTGCTAATCCCCAAACTatccctttctctctctctccctctctcttcCTTTCTgtctctttttatatattttgtaataataagtGGTAGAATTTAGAGGCACACTTCCTTTTGAGTTCACAGCACAAAAGCAAgatctccaaaaaaaaaaaattaaaaaaaggaagaatATGTGCCACGCTGATATATAGCTGAAGCAATCCACGAAAATCAATGGCGGAGgagaaaagagaggaagaagcgCACCCCAACAACGAACCATCCACCACCATGGCATTCTCCGACGAGATTCCCAACAACTTCACTTTCCCTTCCCAACCACTCACCATCTTCGACGCCATGCCGCCGCCGCCCTTCTCTTCTTCCTGCGACCACAAGGCCTCGCCCTTCGGCTTCCTCGACCTGCTCGGGGTCCACGACTACCACGCTCCGCTGTTCGATTGGCTCCCCTCCGCTGCGCCGTCGCGGGCCAGCTCCAACGTGCCGGACTCCTCCGAGGTGCTCAACACTCCCGCGTCGCCCAACTTGTCGTCGATTTCGTCGTCTTCGAATGAGGCCACCGCCACCGCCATGACCACCACCATGGCGGGGCAGAGTGGTAAAGGTGGGTTTGAACACGAGGAAGCTGAGgcagaggaggaagaagaaggtgGTAATGGAGGCAGAGAGGACCAGGATCAAGACAAGACTAAGAAACAGTAAGTATTGGGTAAGGAAAATGACAAGTGCACAGTTGAAttctgtttttttaataatatttcgCTGCAAtgtgtaaaaattaaatttttatccaaGAACAGCTTAAGAAAGTAACACTTAAAGAACTGGGTGTAGGTTTTGTTGAAATGTTTTGAgtgaatgagagaaaaaaaaaaaaaaaccagacAGAAGGATAGTAACAGTGAAAAATCTAATGGATTATTTAATGTTAACACAAGGTGAAAAATAGACGAAAATAGCCAAAGACGCGTGGGTATACAGTGGATTAAATTATAGTAGTTATTAttcattttgtatttgtttttccctttttttcatTATTGAGAATTTACATTTATGTGTTGTTTAATGCCTTAATGGCAAAGTAAGAAGGAAAGGGGAGATAAAGTCCGATTGGGGAAAGTGACGAGACAGTTTGTGATGAAGGAACTTAAAATGGGGTTCTGGTTTTATCGTTGTTAGTGTCTTCGTTTGACtctgttttttcattttatgtatattttttccGATTTGTTATCGTTGTTGACTCTGTCTGCAAAATCCAACAGGTTGAAACCGAAGAAGAAGAACCAAAAGAAGCAAAGAGAACCGCGATTTGCGTTCATGACAAAGAGCGAGGTTGATCACCTAGACGATGGTTATAAGTGGCGCAAGTACGGCCAAAAAGCTGTGAAAAACAGCCCTTATCCCAGGTAGCATATTActgtcatttcattttttttcatttttcaatattcactCATCATatattctttctctctctctatatatattacatattatataatattcatCCATCACTCTCTTTCGCTTGTCCCTAGCGAACGGTCTAGTTGACAAAATAGCACTAGAGTTTCCCACTAATTTTCGTCTTTccatctaaattaattttttcttgcgGGACACGCAACCGTCGTGCCACGTCACCTTTTAGGAGCTACTACCGTTGCACCACCACCGGTTGCGGCGTGAAGAAGCGAGTGGAGCGTTCCTCCGACGACCCTTCCATCGTGGTCACCACTTACGAGGGGCAGCACACGCACCCTTGCCCTGCTTCGTCTCGGGCCAGCTTCGGGTTCGTGAACGAGCCTGGTGGGTTGGGACATGCCGGCTCCTCACACTTCGCGCTGCCACATCAGCACCATCACCAACCCCAAGCTTCGGCTTTGATATACAACTCCAACCCTCCTTTTGTAAACTCCGCTAGTAACTTCATGAACACGACGTCGTTTGGTGGGTTTGGTCACGACCCAGCGAACCGTCAAGGTTTCGGGCACGAGGCTATGTTGAGGGACAATGGGTTGCTTCAGGACATTATTGTGCCGTCGCAGGTGAGGAAGGAGGAGAAGGAATGAGTTAAATGATAGGTTAGTTACGAATTTTGATGatgtttatactttttattgGGCTGGGGAAATTGATAATACTAGATAGTCATTACTTTTAATTGGTTTTATTATATGGTCTGTAATCACTGCACCTTACGTTGTTTGTGATGCTCTCTAACTCGTTTTGGTGCTGCTGAGTATGAGGGAGTTTCTGTGCAGAAAACTACCTCACCTAGATTTGAGTTCATATCAAACCTTTTGGagtttacattttaaatcaGTATATTTCCCTTGTAGTTATGGAGGACCTCAGGTtctgattttgttaattttttttttcttcttaacttCATATATGCCTATTCTTTGTAACCAGACATTTGATGTTTCAGACTTTTGTTGTCTCTGaattgtttagtttgtttgtAGATAAAACAATGGTTCTAAGGTGATTCACCATTAGGGTTTTGTTATGGAGTTGATTTGTGAATTTACTTGTGATATGAATCTGAGTTAGGGAGGTGGGGGATGAATGGTTGGAATTTGGTCCTTGAGTTATTGATTGGGTTAAGGGTATGAGAAAAAAAGGGTAAGAAAGAAGGTTGATAAAAACTTTGTATATAGTACGATGAAAGAGTGTTATAATTGGCCCATAACTTAAAAACAATGAATGCACGAGCTGTGGAAAAAGTTGTGACATTATTTTTTGAGCATAGTACCGTTTAGCTTTTGTGTACTATGGCTTTTACTATCATCATTCTTCACCCTACAAGCTTACATAAAAAGATGGAGCCATTCAATGATGATGTGTGTTTCCTGGGACGAAAATAGCTAGCgcataaataatttcatattgaTAGCTAAAGATGGATAATGCAATATGTTGGTGTCAGTGCCAAAGATACACATGATTCTCATGCTCTACCACTGAATTTTCACTTCTACAACCTCAATTTCACTATTTCCCATGACACAGAGGTAGAATTTAAGACCAAGTCATATATAGGATTTCatttttattaggtttaattagtaaaatggtacccatttttatttagatgtataggtttgatatttgtttttaaaaatgtgtcaatctagttctaacttttgaaaaagtgttttaaTTAGGTCTCTTTTAGACAAAATTACTAAAACCGTTAACTTAGTTCATAATTTTTaccactaattttttttaatataaatatcaatacttaattttgtaagtcattttaaatatcaatactgttaaccgtattaataattttttgttgaaaaagacctaattgaggcatgttttcaaaagttgagactcaattgacatttttttgaaaatggataccaaactgacacatctgaACAAAAGTGGataccatccgactaattaaacattaGTTTATATATACCTGGAAATTAATGTGTGAAAGTTGACGCAAATAAtctgatttttcttttctttttgcttgATCTAAagctgaaattaaaaaaaataataataataaatattaagaagTCAGTTGAACAGTGCTATGAAAGAAGGAAACTTAATGAATAATCGGTTAGGTGGACTACTTAGCCTGATTTGGGTTGACTGGAATTCCACTCTATTAGCCTAAATGTGTTGGACCAACCTATTCATGCCCCTACTTTAGAATAGTTAGTTAGTTTATTGTTCTACTCGTactggtaaaaaaaaaaaattaaagatactatgaaaaataataaaccttcactgtgttttttgttttataaaactatatagATTTTTATAGTAACATGTATTTCATTGCATCTTAGGAGCTTTTCGTATTAATACATGTAAACCTTATGTTACAACAATGAtaaaaggactatatttataataacaaaaatttaaatctttacTTGACATATAAGCAGTTAATTAGTATTAAATAAgttagaaagagaaaaaaaaaagagaggaatttCCCGGATAAAAATTAACccatgcaaaaaataaaaacatatttaaatgaaaaataagtatcttttgtaataaaagtttaGTACATTGTTGTAAGAAGAGTAATTAATTGTTAGGGCCGTGAATAATTGATTCTGGTTCAGTAACGGGCTTATTATATACTTTGTCAGAGATTCAGTTGCCCAGAAATGGTTATATTTTGGTAAACTCTTTTGCTTGGGTTGAAGAGCCACCGTTGGATGATTTATTCATCGTAATAAACATATACTTATctcacttaaaattaaaatcacctAGATTTAATTTGAtgattactaatatttaattattttaataattttacgaTTGATTTGACGTTGAAGCTACACCAGACGCGGTTcacattttaaaacatcaatcacaaaaatataacagGGTTTTACTTTCGccatattttgaaatttggaagttcaattttataaattttcaaaattcaaaatgttgaaacattaattgaattttatttattttttaaaaaggcaataaattaagaaaatgggCATGGTGAATAGTGGGATAATAATTTAGCGCAGTACTGCACCATCCAGGCACGTACACAGGGAAGGGAAAGAATCAATAATTCAAGAAACAATGAACGGAAATAAAACTTTAggttttataattacaaaattgcaAACTTGTTAGGAGCTTTAGGAGTATGGGAAAAAGTTACGTTGTGGAGACAAGGGAAGGACGAAGATATGGGTTTGAAATTTTTGCGAGATAAAGATAAGGTTTTGtgtaaagtttataaatttatgaaaattttctctctctttccctTTCTATTTATGGCCCATTGTTAGTAGAAAGGTGTAGATTGAAAAGACAGTTGATATATGGCAATAACTTAATTAAAGCATTACACGTACAGTAGCCACTAAAAAGGagggtttggtttggtttggtggAATGCAAAATCTTGAATTATGCAGTTCCATGATTGCTTCCCAAGAACCATGCAAGTTCAGTTTCTGGTACAATCAACACAACAGAagcagatgaagaagaagaaatgtgaTAGAGAAGGTAGAGAAAAggtcatgaatatttttcacTATTGTGAATATTCTCATCTTCAAATCAcgtacatttttatttatttctgacTGATGTATCAATAAAAAGATCATTTGGATTTTGGGGTGTGACTATTTTCATATTCTGAAACTTTCCAGCCATtataatgtatataataatcCAGAAAAGTCGCATCTTCGTGTAATCTGAGTTGAATTGATGCCAACTATATGGTTTGATGCTTAAAAGAAATCAAATCCAGAAAGGATAGATAGCATGTCTCGTCATTTGTTGACAACggaaatgatttttatttggtgaattAAGATATGTATATGTGAATCAACTATGGATTTGAGTCGGATTTGAtcgagaaaaattaaatttgttcaaaaGTGGATTGAATTTAATCCGATTCACTTTATTTACAGGTTAAAAGGATTTGAGTTgagttgaaggtgggttgactCATTTAACCTACCAacattttttcacaatttttatttattttttaataattatttactacttatAAATATAGgtttacaatttcatattttttaaatgctagaatgttgttcagtaatatttaaatagtttgagtacttaattaatttgattgtatacgttgatactttaatttttaactataatctATATAGTAAATTATCCAAgcaaccgtcttataaacaaattttctaaattagcatgacaaaaatgtgtagttttttatttatattttgttgaataacataataaaaaatgtgtaatattaccTATGTTTTCTTTGAGTATATGGACAAtttcttggaaacaattcatcatatattggtggtgagcatgacgAAGACAtttgttcttgattttattgTGATTGTCATTTCATGGActgtttacaaaaatatttaaaaatttgaatacttaaaaataaataaataaattttttttgtggCTTAGTGAGCCAACTACTTAatccaccaacccgtggtgggtcgagtcAGATTGCAAAATTTCTTATTTACCATAAAGTGAACCCGGATTGGGTTCACCCATTTTCAACCGACCGAGCTcatggtgagccaacccgtgtgagtcagattgactcactttgacatgtttAGAGGCAATGAATCCAAATTCCAGAAAGAAGAGTTAccatgtataaataaaaaaatttaagcaatctttttaaaatatattattaaaaaggaaaatttttattctttttttataagctaaacattttattattgtgtgaAAACATTTGTATATGATGTAAA
This portion of the Vigna unguiculata cultivar IT97K-499-35 chromosome 6, ASM411807v1, whole genome shotgun sequence genome encodes:
- the LOC114186911 gene encoding probable WRKY transcription factor 48, translating into MAEEKREEEAHPNNEPSTTMAFSDEIPNNFTFPSQPLTIFDAMPPPPFSSSCDHKASPFGFLDLLGVHDYHAPLFDWLPSAAPSRASSNVPDSSEVLNTPASPNLSSISSSSNEATATAMTTTMAGQSGKGGFEHEEAEAEEEEEGGNGGREDQDQDKTKKQLKPKKKNQKKQREPRFAFMTKSEVDHLDDGYKWRKYGQKAVKNSPYPRSYYRCTTTGCGVKKRVERSSDDPSIVVTTYEGQHTHPCPASSRASFGFVNEPGGLGHAGSSHFALPHQHHHQPQASALIYNSNPPFVNSASNFMNTTSFGGFGHDPANRQGFGHEAMLRDNGLLQDIIVPSQVRKEEKE